In a genomic window of Salvelinus fontinalis isolate EN_2023a chromosome 7, ASM2944872v1, whole genome shotgun sequence:
- the LOC129859822 gene encoding testis-specific gene 10 protein-like isoform X3, protein MSQDSESADTEPIELETQLNPTVEQNQEQDLQALLDQLHQERDSLNRLVQKLSLTEREQVLFTEPGGRGKRGSRLDSFLRSVEEERDYYRQEADSLRRMLRGRCSCSPCRGHLQSRSPTRQSPVKGGSYDSELIRVLRERDEMQNMLDKYERHLSEIQANVKVLTADRDKTSMHYQQAQQEIASLRREVLKSKSSRADKSSVTVSAQSILKRVEAERDEAKVDLHRMSTERDSLRERLKTSQETAISERAHLEQRVEDLQTAILTLEHERGDQKSRLALMRESMMGLEEEVHTLGRKLAAAEDEHSRTRNECVMLRLSNSETQNALSDSQRRLTSRIGELQTSQERNKLLDEKNDSLLRQMSGLREEVSSLQSTITDLDQRRDSLQEQLENKTDLLNSAHNQLDDNEKTIRNLRLSIEELETSAESVREDLAGRERELEALRRRVGDAEEELGALAKVKDSTLRENAQLREELDRSRLNNQALELNSEDSAQEVHELQRKVQDYVADISRIENLLSTKERECREHQEARRRASAQAESWEGQARQAEGSISELRLELMSSDMERRRLKEKVEALEASLQEALSAERSCSSQVSQLNRSLLHTEEQLRQAQGEHTATQTDLEKTRELCVKLDASKEADNDPTHLQAV, encoded by the exons ATGTCTCAGGATAGCGAGTCGGCAGACACTGAACCAATAGAACTTGAGACCCAGCTGAACCCCACAGTAGAGCAGAATCAGGAGCAGGACCTGCAGGCCTTACTGGACCAGTTGCACCAGGAGAGAGACAGTCTGAACAGACTGGTGCAGAAGCTCAGCCTCACAG agagagagcaggtcctGTTCACAGAGCCAGGCGGCAGGGGCAAACGTGGCTCTCGTCTGGACAGCTTCTTGCGGagcgtggaggaggagagggactacTACAGACAGGAAGCAGACAGCCTGAGGAGGATGCTGAGGGGCAGGTGCTCCTGTAGCCCCTGTCGGGGGCACCTCCAGAGCCGCAGCCCGACCCGCCAGTCCCCTGTCAAG GGGGGCAGCTATGATTCTGAGCTGATCAGGGTCTTGAGAGAGCGGGACGAGATGCAGAACATGCTGGATAAGTATGAGCGCCACCTGTCAGAGATCCAGGCCAACGTGAAAGTTCTGACTGCCGACAGAGACAAGACCAGCATGCACTACCAGCAG GCCCAGCAGGAGATAGCGTCGCTGCGTCGCGAGGTACTGAAATCCAAGTCGTCGCGCGCAGATAAGAGCAGTGTTACTGTGTCAGCTCAGAGCATCCTGAAGCGCGTGGAGGCGGAGAGAGACGAGGCCAAGGTCGACCTCCACCGTATGAgcacagagagggacagtctGAGGGAGAGACTCAAG ACCTCTCAGGAGACAGCCATCAGTGAGAGGGCTCATCTGGAGCAGAGGGTGGAGGACCTGCAGACAGCCATTCTCACT CTGGAGCATGAGCGGGGGGACCAGAAGAGCCGTCTTGCCCTGATGAGGGAGTCCATGATGGGGCTAGAGGAGGAGGTCCACACCCTGGGCAGGAAGCTGGCCGCTGCTGAGGACGAACACAGCAGGACCAGGAACGAGTGTGTCATGCTGAG ACTGTCCAACAGTGAGACACAGAACGCCCTGAGTGACAGCCAGCGCAGACTGACCTCCCGCATCGGAGAACTACAGACCTCCCAGGAGAGGAACAAACTGCTGGACGAGAAGAACG ACTCTCTACTGAGGCAGATGTCTGGTCTAAGAGAGGAGGTGAGCAGTTTACAGTCCACCATCACTGACCTGGACCAGAGGAGAGACTCCCTGCAGGAGCAGCTGGAGAACAAGACTGACCTCCTTAACTCAGCCCACAACCAGCTGGACGACAAC GAGAAAACCATCAGGAATCTCAGGTTGTCCATTGAGGAGCTGGAGACATCAGCAGA GAGCGTTCGTGAGGATCTGGCAGGGCGGGAGAGGGAGCTGGAGGCTttgaggaggagggtgggggatGCGGAGGAGGAGCTGGGGGCTTTGGCCAAGGTGAAGGATTCCACCCTGAGGGAGAATGCTCAACTCCGAGAGGAACTGGACAGGAGCCGCCTCAACAACCAG GCCCTGGAGCTGAATTCTGAGGACTCTGCCCAGGAGGTGCATGAGCTGCAGAGGAAGGTACAGGACTATGTGGCTGACATCTCCCGCATCGAGAACCTGCTGTCCACCAAG GAGCGGGAGTGCAGGGAGCACCAGGAGGCTCGGCGGCGTGCGTCGGCCCAGGCCGAGAGCTGGGAGGGACAGGCGCGGCAGGCGGAGGGGAGCATCAGcgagctgaggctggagctgatgtcctcagacatggagAGACGCAGACTCAAGGAGAAGGTGGAGGCTCTGGAGGCCAGTCTGCAGGAG GCGTTGTCTGCAGAGCGGAGCTGCAGCAGCCAGGTGTCTCAGCTCAACAGGAGTCTGCTGCACACTGAGGAGCAGTTGAGACAGGCCCAGGGGGAACACACCGCCACTCAGACTGACCTGGAGAAGACCAGGGAGCTCTGTGTCAAACTGGACGCCAGCAAGGAGGCT
- the LOC129859824 gene encoding lipoyltransferase 1, mitochondrial-like, protein MILRTFSNLFAQSEACFRSARAKSTLSAVIDETGKSGLILKSLSTDIFENLALEDWIHDHVDLQNRSMLFLWSNAPAVVIGRHQNPWQECNLQAMRQKGIPLARRRSGGGTVFHDLGNVNLTFFTSKKNYDRHRNLQVVTSALKGLRPDMDVRATERFDILLNGHHKISGTAAKLGRTAAYHHCTLLCSADRALLSEVLKPTCQGIKSNATQSVPSPVKNLLDEDPTLDCDTIMDSVASQYNTEFGFSSPVTLVDPSDELSLPGIQRMARELLAWEWTFGRTPKFSICTTFELKNDTSICNATLNMDIKNGIIETCDIEVPSDWLPVELSREFSLHLIGGKLCPYKTSVIAAEFLRTIPQNKELERKMYNLCQRVVFMM, encoded by the coding sequence ATGATTTTAAGAACATTCTCGAATTTGTTCGCACAATCCGAAGCCTGTTTTCGATCGGCTCGAGCCAAGAGCACATTGTCAGCTGTCATTGACGAGACTGGTAAATCAGGACTTATCCTCAAATCTTTGTCAACAGACATATTTGAAAACTTAGCATTGGAGGACTGGATACACGATCATGTTGACCTCCAAAACCGGAGTATGCTCTTCTTATGGAGTAATGCCCCAGCGGTGGTGATAGGGAGACATCAGAACCCGTGGCAAGAGTGCAACCTTCAGGCCATGAGACAGAAAGGGATACCGCTCGCCAGGCGACGCAGTGGGGGCGGGACTGTATTCCACGATTTAGGAAATGTCAATTTGACTTTCTTCACGTCCAAGAAAAACTATGACCGTCACAGGAATCTCCAAGTCGTGACAAGTGCTCTGAAAGGACTCAGGCCAGACATGGATGTACGTGCAACAGAGAGGTTTGACATCTTGCTAAATGGCCACCACAAGATTTCAGGAACCGCTGCTAAATTGGGAAGGACAGCAGCTTACCATCACTGCACTCTGCTGTGTTCGGCTGACAGGGCACTTCTGTCCGAGGTGCTGAAACCGACCTGCCAGGGTATCAAGAGCAATGCAACGCAAAGCGTGCCATCCCCTGTGAAAAACCTGCTGGATGAGGACCCGACGTTGGACTGTGACACTATCATGGATTCAGTGGCATCCCAGTACAACACAGAGTTTGGTTTCAGCAGCCCTGTAACACTTGTGGACCCAAGTGATGAGCTGTCCTTGCCTGGTATCCAAAGAATGGCCCGCGAACTGTTGGCATGGGAGTGGACATTTGGAAGGACTCCTAAGTTCAGTATCTGTACGACTTTTGAGTTGAAAAATGACACGTCTATCTGCAATGCAACTCTAAACATGGACATCAAAAATGGCATTATAGAAACTTGTGACATTGAGGTTCCCTCGGACTGGCTACCTGTGGAATTGTCTCGAGAGTTCTCCTTACACCTGATAGGTGGGAAATTATGTCCCTACAAGACATCAGTAATCGCAGCAGAATTTCTGAGGACAATCCCACAAAATAAAGAACTTGAAAGAAAGATGTATAATCTGTGCCAAAGAGTTGTCTTCATGATGTGA